One segment of Carya illinoinensis cultivar Pawnee chromosome 13, C.illinoinensisPawnee_v1, whole genome shotgun sequence DNA contains the following:
- the LOC122290938 gene encoding protein FAR1-RELATED SEQUENCE 5-like, translating to MDGIAPKVIITDQDRAMKNAIAIIFPKTRHRFCLWHILKKVPEKLGSYATYKSGLKTQLMKCVYDTQTIEEFEKVWAEFISTYELQENGWLESLYEERKHWVPVFLKEHFWAGMSTTQCSESMNAFFDGYVHSKTNLKEFVDQFDSALKKKIENETQAEFQSFSGTIPCVSRFPIEKKFQLLYTNAKFKEVQQQVIGVLDLDPSILRRDGVMKSYLVEDEIRIHEYSKQVTYYVDFNVNEVSAKCSCGLFQMMGILCRHILAVFNCNSVKELPDRYILDRWRKDIKRKYTLIRSSYDAGDQRPTGNRYSVLLNMCYGMIDYAVDSSEQFEDANKKIHEMTKLYRQSQTSSSMMQTGPEPGMSTLDSTAGGSSQVKSPKLVRGKGRPSSLRRASRMETETHKVKGKQKKPQQGGKRKEVDFIICNLCEL from the exons atggatggtatagctCCAAAGGTTATTATTACTGATCAAGACagagcaatgaaaaatgcaattgctaTTATCTTTCCGAAAACTCGACATAGATTTTGCCTATGGCATATACTCAAGAAAGTCCCTGAGAAGCTTGGGTCATATGCAACCTACAAGAGTGGGCTGAAAACTCAGCTCATGAAATGTGTGTACGACACACAAACCATTGAAGAGTTTGAAAAGGTATGGGCCGAATTTATTAGTACATACGAGTTACAAGAGAATGGTTGGTTGGAAAGTTTGTATGAGGAACGCAAGCATTGGGTACCGGTTTTTCTAAAAGAGCATTTTTGGGCGGGTATGAGTACAACACAGTGCAGTGAGagtatgaatgcattttttgatggTTATGTCCATTCGAAGACAAACTTGAAGGAGTTTGTCGACCAGTTTGACAGtgcactaaagaaaaaaattgagaatgagaCTCAGGCTGAATTCCAGTCATTTAGTGGCACCATTCCCTGCGTTTCTAGATTCCCAATTGAGAAGAAATTTCAACTGTTGTACACTAACGCAAAATTTAAGGAAGTACAACAACAAGTCATTGGTGTGCTTGACTTGGACCCTTCTATACTAAGGAGGGATGGTGTAATGAAGAGTTATTTGGTAGAAGATGAGATCCGAATTCATGAGTATTCAAAACAAGTTACATATTATGTGGATTTTAATGTGAATGAAGTTTCTGCGAAGTGTTCATGTGGATTATTTCAGATGATGGGGATATTGTGTAGGCATATTTTGGCGGTGTTCAACTGTAACAGTGTAAAAGAATTGCCAGACCGGTACATTTTAGACAGATGGAGGAAGGACATAAAGAGGAAATACACGTTAATCCGAAGTAGCTACGACGCAGGGGATCAGAGGCCAACTGGTAATAGATATTCAGTTCTATTAAATATGTGTTATGGGATGATAGATTATGCGGTGGATTCTAGTGAGCAATTTGAAGATGCAAATAAGAAGATACATGAGATGACTAAATTATATCGCCAGAGCCAAACCTCCTCATCTATGATGCAAACAG GACCGGAGCCTGGTATGTCGACATTGGATAGTACTGCAGGTGGTAGTTCACAAGTTAAGAGTCCAAAGCTTGTCAGGGGGAAAGGAAGACCTTCATCCCTGAGGAGAGCCTCCAGAATGGAGACGGAAACTCACAAGGTTAAAGGCAAACAGAAGAAACCACAACAAGGGGGAAAACGGAAAGAGGTGGATTTCATAATTTGTAATTTGTgtgaattataa